One window of Streptomyces sp. NBC_00273 genomic DNA carries:
- a CDS encoding globin domain-containing protein: MDAPPTRSDRRESARISGEDGAIEPSPDAVLIRRTLAEIAPVADKVTSYFYALVFTGHPEVRGMFPAAMDIQRDRLLKALLTAAEHIDNPAVLVPYLRRLGTGHRKYGTMAGHYPAVGEALVGALARYARDSWGPETQAAWVRAYTAISQIMIDAAAEEEAKAPAWWHAEVVSHDLRTPDIAVLTVRPDQPYAFLAGQYASLETPWWPRVWRHYSFASAPRADGLLSFHVKAVPAGWVSNALVRHARPGDVLRLGPPAGSMVVDHTTDNGMLCLGGGTGIAPIKALIEDVAEHGERRPVEVFFGARSDSDLYDKDTLLGLQRSHPWLSVRPVVGDGLAGQLPHAVGEHGPWSSYDAFISGPPAMIRNGVDELLRIGIPCERIRHDAVEELAGIAD, from the coding sequence ATGGACGCTCCGCCCACCAGATCGGACAGACGCGAATCGGCCCGGATATCCGGCGAGGACGGTGCGATCGAGCCCTCACCGGATGCCGTACTCATCCGCCGGACCCTCGCGGAGATCGCCCCCGTCGCCGACAAGGTGACCTCGTACTTCTACGCTCTGGTGTTCACCGGGCACCCGGAAGTGCGCGGCATGTTCCCCGCCGCCATGGACATACAGCGGGACCGGCTCCTGAAGGCACTGCTGACCGCAGCCGAGCACATCGACAATCCCGCCGTCCTCGTCCCCTATCTGCGCCGACTGGGCACCGGGCACCGCAAGTACGGCACGATGGCCGGTCATTACCCGGCGGTCGGCGAGGCCCTCGTCGGCGCACTGGCCCGGTACGCGCGGGACAGTTGGGGACCCGAGACGCAGGCCGCCTGGGTGCGGGCGTACACCGCGATCTCCCAGATCATGATCGACGCGGCGGCGGAGGAAGAGGCTAAGGCCCCCGCGTGGTGGCACGCCGAGGTGGTCTCCCACGATCTGCGCACCCCCGACATCGCGGTACTGACCGTCCGCCCCGACCAGCCCTACGCCTTCCTCGCCGGCCAGTACGCGAGCCTGGAGACCCCGTGGTGGCCGCGGGTGTGGCGGCACTACTCCTTCGCCTCGGCGCCGCGCGCCGACGGGCTGCTGTCCTTCCACGTCAAGGCCGTCCCCGCGGGCTGGGTCTCCAATGCGCTGGTGCGCCACGCCCGTCCGGGAGACGTACTGCGACTGGGACCGCCGGCCGGGTCGATGGTGGTGGACCACACCACGGACAACGGCATGCTGTGCCTGGGCGGGGGCACCGGGATCGCTCCGATCAAGGCGCTGATCGAGGACGTGGCCGAACACGGCGAGCGACGGCCGGTGGAGGTGTTCTTCGGGGCCCGCAGTGACAGCGACCTTTACGACAAGGACACGCTGCTGGGGCTCCAGCGCTCGCACCCGTGGCTGTCGGTGCGCCCGGTGGTCGGCGACGGGCTGGCCGGACAGTTGCCGCACGCGGTGGGGGAACACGGGCCGTGGAGCTCGTACGACGCGTTCATCTCCGGCCCGCCCGCGATGATCCGCAACGGCGTGGACGAGCTCCTGCGGATAGGCATCCCCTGCGAGCGGATCCGGCACGACGCCGTGGAGGAGCTGGCCGGCATCGCCGATTGA
- a CDS encoding NUDIX hydrolase has protein sequence MTERPVVKRTARAILLDGDDLILIKRTRPGVDPYWLTPGGGVESSDPTVVDALHREVHEELGAKITDVVPCFVDTVEHIADRGVTGVKVQHFFVCRLESMDPNLRHGPEVDEPEGEYEIVRVPFSRVGIAAVHLVPLSLRHYLDGNIEGVRAMHAPDLG, from the coding sequence ATGACCGAACGTCCCGTGGTCAAACGCACCGCCCGCGCGATCCTGCTCGACGGTGACGACCTGATCCTCATCAAACGCACCCGGCCCGGCGTCGACCCGTACTGGCTCACCCCCGGCGGGGGAGTGGAGTCCTCGGACCCCACCGTCGTCGACGCCCTCCACCGGGAGGTCCACGAAGAGCTCGGCGCGAAGATCACCGATGTGGTGCCCTGCTTCGTCGACACCGTCGAGCACATCGCCGACAGGGGGGTGACCGGTGTGAAGGTGCAGCACTTCTTCGTCTGCCGCCTCGAATCGATGGACCCGAACCTCCGGCACGGCCCCGAGGTAGACGAGCCCGAGGGCGAGTACGAGATCGTCCGCGTGCCCTTCAGCCGGGTGGGCATCGCCGCCGTCCATCTCGTCCCGCTGTCCCTGCGGCACTATCTCGACGGCAACATCGAGGGTGTCCGCGCCATGCACGCTCCCGACCTGGGCTGA
- a CDS encoding LysR family transcriptional regulator, giving the protein MDLTLLRTFVAVHRAGSFTRAATLLGLSQPAVTSQIRTLERQLGRPLFHRRARGVTPTAVGDELAHKAAPHLDALLRITEAEREAAGALRTLHVAGPPEFLCLRVLPALAVLVGQGHTLRAAPQTDAEATLDGLAAGHHDLVVTTAHPRGGLFTATALCDEEHVLVAAPYWAALVDTDRLCEEGSAALDGIPLVEVHESLPLVTRYWAAVFDTLPDARSLSATVVVPDLRAVLECVRAGAGLAVLPRYLCQDALDSGRIVALAEPAVPPLRTWFLVVRTGSLALAHLARAHDRLLDAAVHW; this is encoded by the coding sequence ATGGACCTGACCCTGCTGCGCACCTTCGTCGCCGTCCACCGGGCCGGCTCCTTCACGCGCGCAGCCACCCTCCTCGGACTGTCCCAGCCCGCCGTGACCTCGCAGATCCGCACCTTGGAGCGTCAGCTGGGACGCCCGCTCTTCCACCGCCGGGCCCGTGGCGTCACCCCCACCGCCGTCGGCGACGAGCTGGCCCACAAGGCCGCCCCGCACCTCGACGCCCTGCTGCGGATCACCGAGGCCGAACGGGAGGCCGCCGGCGCATTGCGCACCCTCCACGTCGCCGGACCTCCCGAGTTCCTGTGCCTGCGCGTGCTTCCCGCGCTCGCCGTCCTCGTCGGTCAGGGCCACACCCTGCGCGCCGCCCCGCAGACCGATGCCGAGGCCACCCTCGACGGACTCGCCGCCGGCCACCACGACCTCGTCGTCACCACCGCCCATCCCCGGGGCGGGCTCTTCACCGCCACCGCGCTGTGCGACGAGGAGCACGTCCTGGTCGCCGCGCCCTACTGGGCCGCCCTCGTCGACACGGACCGGCTGTGCGAAGAGGGCTCCGCCGCACTGGACGGCATCCCGCTGGTCGAGGTCCACGAGAGCCTGCCGCTCGTCACCCGCTACTGGGCCGCCGTTTTCGACACCCTGCCCGATGCCAGGTCCCTGTCCGCCACCGTGGTCGTACCCGACCTGCGGGCCGTACTGGAGTGCGTCCGGGCCGGCGCCGGGCTCGCCGTCCTGCCCCGCTACCTGTGTCAGGACGCCCTCGACAGCGGTCGGATCGTGGCGCTGGCGGAGCCCGCCGTGCCGCCGCTGCGCACCTGGTTCCTGGTCGTACGCACCGGGAGCCTGGCCCTCGCCCACCTCGCTCGGGCGCACGACCGGCTGCTGGATGCCGCAGTGCACTGGTGA
- a CDS encoding cystathionine gamma-lyase encodes MNEYAPQEAGAAALGDGTRAVRAGLPEAVKNEPPLPGPVFAAHFHLPGDVEGPYAYGRDTNPTWTLLERAIGELEAPGEDVHTIVFASGMAAVSAVLLSQAHTGDTVVLPDDGYQALPLLREQLEAYGIHVRTAPTGDDAQLTALDGARLLWIETPSNPGLDVCDVRRLVDAAHAGRTLVAVDNTLATPLGQRPLELGADFSVASGTKGLTGHGDVLLGYVVCRDPELAARVRRWRKIVGAIPGPMEAWLAHRSLATIQLRAHRQWANALAVAEALRHRTDVSGLRYPGLPTDRSHKTAARQMRGFGSVVSFTLPDRAHAERFMAALDLVEDATSFGGVRSTAERRGRWGGDAVPEGFIRFSAGAEDTEDLVADVLRALDHAGA; translated from the coding sequence GTGAACGAATACGCCCCGCAGGAAGCCGGAGCGGCCGCGCTCGGCGACGGCACCCGAGCCGTCCGGGCCGGACTGCCCGAGGCCGTCAAGAACGAACCGCCCCTGCCCGGACCGGTCTTCGCCGCCCATTTCCACCTCCCCGGTGACGTCGAAGGCCCGTACGCCTACGGGCGCGACACCAACCCCACCTGGACGCTGCTGGAACGGGCGATCGGGGAACTGGAGGCCCCCGGCGAGGACGTGCACACCATCGTCTTCGCCTCCGGCATGGCTGCGGTCTCCGCCGTCCTCCTCTCCCAGGCGCACACCGGCGACACCGTGGTCCTGCCCGACGACGGCTACCAGGCCCTGCCCCTGCTGCGCGAGCAGCTGGAGGCGTACGGGATCCACGTGCGCACCGCTCCGACCGGCGACGACGCCCAGCTCACGGCCCTCGACGGGGCCCGGCTGCTGTGGATCGAGACCCCTTCCAACCCCGGGCTCGACGTGTGCGACGTACGCCGCCTCGTGGACGCGGCGCACGCCGGCCGGACCCTGGTCGCCGTCGACAACACCCTGGCCACCCCGCTCGGGCAGCGACCCCTGGAGCTGGGGGCGGACTTCTCGGTGGCGAGCGGTACCAAGGGCCTCACCGGCCACGGCGACGTACTGCTCGGGTACGTCGTCTGCCGCGATCCGGAGCTCGCCGCCCGCGTCCGGCGGTGGCGCAAGATCGTCGGCGCGATTCCCGGGCCCATGGAAGCCTGGCTCGCCCACCGCTCCCTCGCCACGATCCAGCTGCGCGCGCACCGGCAGTGGGCCAACGCACTGGCCGTCGCCGAGGCACTGAGGCACCGGACGGACGTGAGCGGACTGCGCTACCCGGGGCTTCCCACGGACCGCTCCCACAAGACGGCCGCCCGGCAGATGCGGGGCTTCGGGTCGGTGGTCTCCTTCACCCTGCCCGACCGCGCGCACGCGGAGCGGTTCATGGCCGCCCTGGACCTGGTCGAGGACGCCACGAGTTTCGGCGGGGTACGGTCCACCGCCGAGCGGCGCGGACGCTGGGGCGGCGACGCCGTGCCGGAAGGCTTCATCCGCTTCTCCGCCGGCGCAGAGGACACCGAGGACCTGGTCGCGGACGTGCTGCGCGCCCTCGACCACGCGGGCGCCTAG
- a CDS encoding low molecular weight protein-tyrosine-phosphatase: MYRVCFVCTGNICRSPMAESVFRAHVAADGLETLVEVDSAGTGGWHEGDGADPRTIAVLEAAGYEQDHRARQFRSSWFARLDLVIALDAGHLRDLRALAPTAQDAAKVRLLRSYDPAAPAAETDVPDPYYGPLDGFEECLELVEAASPGLLDAVRAAVKEHTA, translated from the coding sequence ATGTACCGCGTCTGCTTCGTCTGCACGGGCAACATATGCCGCTCCCCCATGGCCGAGTCGGTCTTCCGTGCCCACGTGGCGGCCGACGGCCTCGAGACCCTGGTCGAGGTGGACAGCGCCGGCACCGGCGGCTGGCACGAGGGGGACGGTGCCGATCCGCGCACCATCGCCGTCCTCGAGGCGGCCGGCTACGAGCAGGACCACCGGGCCCGCCAGTTCCGCTCCTCCTGGTTCGCCCGCCTGGACCTCGTCATCGCGCTCGACGCCGGGCACCTACGGGACCTCCGGGCACTCGCACCCACTGCGCAGGACGCCGCCAAGGTGCGGCTGCTGCGGTCCTACGACCCGGCGGCACCGGCCGCGGAGACCGACGTACCGGATCCTTACTACGGGCCGCTCGACGGGTTCGAGGAGTGCCTGGAGCTGGTCGAGGCCGCGAGCCCCGGCCTGCTGGACGCCGTACGCGCCGCCGTGAAGGAGCACACCGCGTGA
- a CDS encoding phage holin family protein, with the protein MTNFVVKTLANAAALAVAIWLLSGITLDDGSSTGRRALTLILVALVFGLVNLLVKPLVKLLSLPLFILTLGLFTLVVNALMLLLTSWLASQLDLSFHVDGFWTALLGGLIISIVSWAMNMVLPDKN; encoded by the coding sequence ATGACGAATTTCGTAGTCAAGACGCTCGCCAATGCGGCGGCCCTGGCCGTCGCCATCTGGCTGCTTTCCGGCATCACCCTCGACGACGGCAGCAGCACGGGCCGACGGGCGCTCACCCTGATCCTGGTCGCGCTGGTCTTCGGCCTGGTCAACTTGCTCGTCAAGCCATTGGTGAAGCTGCTCTCGCTGCCGCTGTTCATCCTCACCCTCGGCCTGTTCACACTCGTCGTGAACGCCTTGATGCTGCTGCTGACCTCGTGGCTGGCCTCGCAGCTCGACCTCAGCTTCCACGTCGACGGCTTCTGGACCGCTCTGCTCGGCGGCCTGATCATCTCCATCGTCTCCTGGGCCATGAACATGGTCCTGCCCGACAAGAACTGA
- a CDS encoding cupin domain-containing protein — MKAFRLDELEAERAANDGAYLQFLRERNMSVGLYALDAGQIDPQLPHRQDEVYFVVSGRASITVGEETTTVARGSVVYVPAGVAHKFHHITEDLRVMVVFSPPEG; from the coding sequence ATGAAAGCCTTCCGGCTTGACGAGCTCGAAGCGGAGCGGGCCGCGAACGACGGCGCCTATCTGCAGTTCCTGCGCGAGCGGAACATGTCGGTCGGGCTGTACGCGCTCGATGCCGGACAGATCGATCCGCAGCTGCCGCACCGCCAGGACGAGGTGTACTTCGTCGTCAGCGGCCGGGCCTCGATCACCGTCGGGGAGGAGACGACGACCGTGGCGCGCGGCAGCGTCGTCTACGTCCCGGCGGGTGTTGCGCACAAGTTCCACCACATCACCGAGGACCTGAGGGTGATGGTGGTGTTCTCCCCGCCGGAGGGCTGA